From Niallia sp. Man26:
GATTGAATCGTTATTACTAGCATGTAGCTTTACAAAATAAAGACCATCACTGTCGATTTTTACCGTTATACTATAAACTCCATTCCCTTCATTCTTAGCATCTCTCATATTTTTCTGGATAGTGCCATCTTGCTTCCATACCTCATAATGGACATAGTCTGCGTGTTCTACTTTTTCACCATTTTGAGTAAGTGTCACCTTAATGGTAGCTGGTTCTTTTGCTTTTAAAGAAGAGGGGATTTCTAATTGAGCTTCAAGGGGTGTTTCTTTTTTATATAAAGCAGCTGCATCTTCCTTAAGTGAACATGCACTTAATAAGAGTAAAGTTAAAGCAACTACCAAGCTATTTCTAAACTTCTTCACGAATAAGCCACCTTTTCATTATCTTATTAAGCATTTAATACCTTTTTCACGGCCGGAATTCTTTGGATAATCAATAAGTCAACAACCCATACAATAATAAGGGATAATCCCACTAAAGGGAACACAATGCCTAATATAATCAGTATGAAAAGAAGGTATCTCATTTTTTTAATACTTGGAGCCTTTGGTGCTCCTAATTCTTGTTTAGGTTTACGTTTCCACCACATATAAACACCGGTAATAGCTACAAGAATGGTACCAAGACATATTAGAAGGCTGATTAATTGGTTAATCAAACCAAATTCTGTGCCTTTATGCAAGGTAATACCGATAGCAATCAACTTACCCAATGGTCCGTAATGATCATAACGGTAATCAGCTAACACCGCCCCGGTATATTGGTCAATATGAATGGTCGCTTCATCTTTTGCTTTTGGCGGAAAGGCAGAAAATGTGTAAACACCTTCTTGGGTTGTAGGGAAAATAACAGAATAGCTAGGGTGCATTCCTTCTCGATTGGCAATATCGACCACATCATCAATAGAAAGAGGGGTATAACCTTGTATGTCTGATTTTGGCACATCTAACGTTTCAGCAGCCCAAGGGACTTCGGCAATATCTTTTGTTTGTACTGATGATGTTGGAGCACTTCCTACCCAAACTGATGGAGGATAGCCTTCTCCTGTATTAGTAACTAAAGATTGGAAATTAGTACCCCAGAACCCTGACCAAGGTAATCCTGTTAAGATTAAAAATAACAATCCGCCTGTTATCCAAAACGCAGGCACGGCATGTAAATCTCTTCTGAAAATTTTCTTTCCTTTATGCAGTCGCGGGAATAGTATTCCAGCAAAGCCTGTTTTCTTTTGTTGCGGAAACCATAAATATATTCCAGTGACAATTAATACAATTGCCCAACAAGCAGCTAGTTCTACTATTCTATCACCTAAAGTGCCAGCCATTAATTCTCCATGAAATTCTTCTATTCTATCCATAATTCTGTCTTCACTATTCAACTCACCGAGAATTTTGCCTGTATAAGGATCAACAAATAGTGTTAAAGACTCGTCTTGGTAGTTTATATTCACTTCACTTGAACGTGCTTCACTATCCCCAGGCAGATAGCTTGTTATATTTGCACCGGGATATTCACTTTTCACGATGTTAATTTGCTCTGACGGGGTCATTCTGTCTTCTTGCTTCGTAACCTCGTAATAATCTTTATATAAAACTTGCTCAATCTGTGGTTTAAATAAATATATAGATCCAGTGACAGCAAGAATAAGGAGAAACGGTGCAAAGATTATCCCAGCATAAAAATGCCATCTCCATACGGCTTTATATAAAGAGGCTTTTGTTTGTTTCGTTTTTTTTCCCTTTTGCACGGATTTCTCTGCTTTCATTGACTCCATTCTTTTCCTCCTATTTTGGGTGACAGCAATTCGAGCTTTGCATGTGTGAGTTCAAAGCTGTAAATACTTGCTCAAAGTTATAGATGTCTCCTCCAAATCCTGTTTGAAACTTAATGGCTTCATCCATTGAGTTAAAAGTAAGAAGCTGTGGTTGACAGCAATTTGAATGAAGGTCTGGATTAATCAGAAAGAAGCCAGTTTTAGCACTCAGTGTTGTATCATGAAGAAAATCACGACATATGATTTGAGATATTTCTGCTTGAGTTTCTTGATATCTAAGCAATCCACAATGAATACAACATGTTTGTTCTACCTGGTGATTTGTTTTTATTAACTGCACAGATAATCTTGTGTTAATTCCTTTATAGCAATAGGAACAATGATTGGAGGGCGTAATGGTTTCTTTAGTCAGGGAAATGCCGTTCGATGTCTTTACAATTTTCTGTTGGTCAATAAGTTGTTTAATATCACGATATACCGTCATTTCCGATACATTTAATTTTCTGCTGATATCAGATACCTTTAATGTTTCTTCTTCCGTTAGCCATGATAATAGCTGTTTTTGTCTTTCTATTGGTAACATTGGTTTCTTCCACCATTCTTTCTAATAATTCAACCTAGAAACAGGGTAATTTATTTACTGGTTATTTGACAAGAGATAATATGATAAATAATGTTAAAATGATGTTAATAATAACAAATGTTCACAAAAAAGTCACAAAGTTAGGGAAAGGAGCATTTTAAGATATAGTTAGATTTGTTATGATTATGATTGTTAGTTACTAAGATTTATACAGTGTATAAATGGGAACATTTTAAAAGAGGAGTTGTGTATACATATGAAGAAGAAGCTTTTTGCGTTTTTATCAGCGTTTGCTGCCGTTTTTCTTATTGCACTTCCAGCAAGTGCACATGTAACTGTTAATCCTTCAGAGTCTGCAACAGAGGCTTGGGAAACATATACAGTAAAAATACCTGTTGAGAAGGACATTGCGACAACGAAGGTAACACTTAAGATAGCAGATAATGTGGATTTTAAAATGTACGAACCAGTAGATGGTTGGAAAGTAACAACCGAAACCAATGATAGTGATAAGGTAACTACTGTGACTTGGGAAGCAGAGAATGATCAATCAGCTATTCAGCCAGGTGAGTATAAGCGATTCAGCTTTACAGCACAAAACCCGTCTGATGCAGGAGAAGTTGTTTGGGATGCCTTTCAATATTATGCAGATGGAAGCATAGTAGAATGGACTGGAGATGCGGATGCAGAACTTCCTCATTCTGTAACACAAATTGCTAAGTCTGATGCAACTACAGATAGCCATGGACATACACATGATGCTGATTCTGCTGATGAAGATACGGCAAGTGCAGAAGATGATCATGAGCATAGCTCTACAAGCACAGTGTTATCAATCATTGCCATAATCGTTTCTGTTCTTGCTATTATCTTGACTTTTGTGAGACGAAAATAACATAAATTAGGTAAGCTGCCTGGGTAGGCAGCTTTTTTTGTTATCTTCCTATTTATGGAGAGAAATAATGCATTATTAATTTTTTGCTGCTTAGAACCATGCCTTTGAAAGCAATATTACGCCTTCTTGAATCTTACTCTCATCCATACCAGCAAAACCAAGCAGAACTCGAGGATATTTTTGATCTGGTAATTGTTCATAGAAGGAGGAAACAGGATACACCAACACGCCATTCTTTTTAGCTGTGTCAATTAGCTCTTGCTCTGACATATCATTACGCGGCTCTATTACTATATGTAATCCGGCACCTGAACCCATAATTCTGACTTGATTGTACATGTTCGCTTTAAGAGATGTTAGCAATGCATTATGTCTTTTCTTATAGACATTTCTAACTTTATTCAGATGTCTTGACCAATGCTCGCTTTCCATAAAGAGTTTTAATGTATATTGATGCTGTCTGGAAACGGTTTGTTTATAACCAATATACTTCTCATGGTACGTAGCTAATAGATGTCTTGGAAGAACCATATAACTAAAATCCAAAGATGGAATCAGCGATTTAGCAAAAGTCCCCATATAGATAACTTTTTCATAACTGTCTAAGCTTTGAAGGGCAGGAATAGGCTTGCCTTCGTATCGAAATTCACTATCGTAATCATCCTCTATTATATAGCCATCTGAATCCTTCGCCCATTTAATTAATTCTAATCGTCTTTGGATTGGCATAACAATTCCAAGAGGGAATTGATGTGCAGGTGTGACAAAGACAGCTCTGACCTCGCTTGCTGTTAATTTCTTTATATCAACTCCATAACTATCAAGGGGAATCGGATGCACTGCTTTGCCATATTCCTGTAAAACAATACGGACTCTATTATAACCAGGCTCTTCAATCCCATATGTGTATTCTCTGCCAATGATTTTACATAACATACTTAACAGATATTGTGTTCCAGCTCCTATGATAATTTGATGCTCTGAGCATTTAACTCCGCGAGATTCATACAGATATCTTGCTATTTGCTTACGAAGATCTAGATCACCTTGTGGGTCGCCATATAGTAACAGCTTTCCTTGTTCAGCAAATATGCTTTTCATCGTTAATTGACTCCATAATTTAAATGGAAAATGCTTTAAATCTATTTCTCCATATTTAAAATCATATAGAATTCTTGAAGATTGCTCTTCTTGTTGACTGCAATTGTTATTCAAGATTTCATCATGGATAGCATGTGCGTTTTTGTCTAAAAACAGCTCATGCTTTATATCCTCAACAAATAAACCTTTTCTTTCTTCGCTTCTGATGTAACCCTCAGCGAGGAGCTGCTGATACGCAGCATTAACAGTGTTTCTGCTTAAGTTTAAATGCACTGCTAATTTCCTTTGAGAAGGCAATTTACTATGAGGAGGAATATTTTCTGATTGTATTTCATTTTTAAGAAAACGATAAAGTTGTATATATACGGGTGCATCACTTTGAGTATCTAAAATGGGAGTTATTTCTAACATGGTTTTGACCTCCATCAAACTGGTACCTGAATAATTTTAATATCTGGCTCTTTTAATAGTTCCAGATTAATTACTATAATTAGTTTACAATGCGCATTTGAAAAAATAAAGGTTGATTACATACTAAATCTATAGGAGGAATATGAATGAAAACTGGTACTAATCGAGTAAAACGTGGAATGGCTGAAATGCAAAAGGGCGGCGTTATCATGGACGTTATTAACGCCGAGCAAGCGAAAATTGCTGAAGAGGCAGGAGCAGTAGCAGTAATGGCTCTTGAAAGAGTTCCTTCTGATATTCGTGCTGCAGGTGGAGTAGCGAGAATGGCTGACCCTTCTATTGTAGAAGAAGTTATGAATGCAGTATCTATCCCTGTTATGGCTAAAGCACGTATTGGACATATTGTGGAAGCTAGAGTGCTTGAAGCATTAGGCGTTGATTATATCGATGAAAGTGAAGTTTTAACTCCTGCAGATGAAGAATATCACCTAAATAAAAATGAATATACAGTACCATTTGTTTGTGGATGCCGGGACCTTGGCGAAGCAGCAAGACGCATCGGAGAAGGTGCTTCCATGCTCCGCACAAAAGGCGAACCAGGAACAGGAAATATTGTGGAAGCAGTCCGTCATATTCGAAAAGTAAATGCACAAGTTCGTAAAGTAGTTCATATGAATGAAGATGAGCTAATGACAGAAGCAAAATTATTAGGTGCTCCCTACGAGCTTTTGCTGGAAATTAAAAACTTAGGGCGCCTGCCAGTAGTTAACTTTGCAGCAGGAGGTGTTGCAACACCTGCAGATGCAGCATTAATGATGCAATTAGGAGCAGACGGAGTATTTGTCGGCTCAGGTATCTTTAAATCAGATAATCCTGCTCTATTTGCAAAAGCAATTGTGGAAGCAACTACTCACTACCAAGATTATAAATTAATTGCTGAAATCTCTAAAAATCTAGGAACAGCAATGAAAGGGATTGAAATTGCTAGTCTTGCTCCGGAAGCTCGCATGCAAGAGCGCGGTTGGTAAACTGATAATATAGTAAAAAAAGCCAAATTCACCAGTATGGGGGATTTGGCTTTTTTTGCGCTAAAGGAATAGCAGAGAAATAAAAAAGAGATTGGCAATGCATCAAGTTATTTAAAAAAAAAAAAAAATATATATATATATATATATATATTTTGCCAAGGAAGAAGTATAAAAATCTTTTTTCTAAGCCTTTCAGCCATACAGTCAAAACTATCGCAACCAGTAATTAAAGTATACCGTACTTTTTTGAGAGGAATAGGTAATCATTTGATAGAAATGTGGTACCTATTCTTTTTTTATATAAAGGATAATGAAAGGGTTAAAACTTTTTTTGCTGATATTCCTTGGACCATCTGTGAATTATCCAGAAGTAATTTTTAAAATTCCTGTGTTGACTTAGAGTAACACGAATCTAGTAAGATTATGAAGTGCAAGGCAGTAAACTTTTAGGAGGAATATTAGATGGAAACTGTAACTTTATCAAATGGAATAAAGATGCCTATTTTAGGGTTTGGAGTTTATCAAATTAATGACCTTGAAGAATGTGAGCGTATAGTAGGCGAAGCAATAGCAGTTGGCTATCGATCAATCGATACTGCTCAAGCTTATGGGAATGAAGAAGCAGTTGGTAGTGCAGTACGTAAAAGTGGTATACCTCGTGAAGAGTTCTTTATTACTACAAAGGTATGGATTTCAAATGCTGGCTATGAAAAAGCTAAAGCATCAATGGATGAATCCTTGCGTTTACTGCAAACAGAATATATTGACCTCATGTTAATTCATCAACCATTTAATGATTATTATGGTACGTACCGTGCAATGGAAGAGTATTATAAAGCAGGGAAAATCAAAGCAATTGGCGTAAGTAATTTTTATCCAGACCGTTTGATTGATATTGCTCAGTTTAGTGAAATTACACCAATGGTTAACCAAGTGGAAACACATGTGTTCAACCAGCAAAAACAGGCCCAACAAATAATGGAAAAGTACGGAACACAAATTGAATCTTGGGGACCTTTTGCAGAAGGGAAAAATGACTTCTTTCATAATAAAACGTTAAAAGAAATCGGGGAGCAATATGACAAATCTGTGGCCCAAGTGGCTCTGCGCTACTTAATCCAGCGTAAGGTTGTTGTTATTCCAAAAACGGTAACGAAAGAGAGAATGGTTCAGAACTTTGAAGTCTTTGATTTTGTTCTATCACAAGAAGATATGAACAAGATTGAAAAACTTGACCAGGAAAAGAGTTTATTTTTCTCTCATTATGATCCAGAAACAGTTAAATTTTTGACAGGGCTAGTAAGATAACCTAGGATTTTACATAGTAAACTAACAGTAAAAACCCTAATGTCCTGCTTATAGGAAATTAGGGTTTTCTTATATATGGCTTTTTTACTTAGAATTTAAAGCACCAACCACAGGATGTGGAACATAAGGCTCTTCCAAATATGCAACTTCTTCAGTGGTTAACTTCACTGATAACGCACCGACTGAATCTTCAAGATGAGAAATTTTCGTAGCACCTATAATAGGAGCTGTTACTGGTTCTTTCTGAAGCAGCCATGCAAGTGCTATTTGGGATCTAGCTGCACCATGTTTTTCTGCTAACTCGGCAACTCGTTCCACAACTAAACGGTCGTTATGCTCTGTTGAACCGTATTTAGACTTTTGCGTTGCATCTGTTTCAGAACGGAGCGTATCTTCTGACCAATCACGTGTTAATCTGCCTGAAGCTAACGGGCTGTATGGAATTACGCCGATTTTTTCTTCTTTGCATAATGGAAGCATCTCTCGTTCTTCTTCCCGGTATATAAGGTTAAGGTGATTTTGCATAGAGATAAATTTCGTCCACCCGTTCTTCTCAGCGGTATGGTTCGCTTTCAAAAACTGCCATGCATACATGGCTGATGCTCCTATGTATCTTACCTTACCAGCCTTCACTAAATCATGAAGAGCTTCCATCGTCTCTTCAATCGGTGTGTTGTAATCCCAGCGATGTATTTGGTACAAATCGATATAGTCTGTTCCAAGACGTTTAAGACTTTTATCAATTTCACTCATAATATGTTTTCGGGATAGCCCTTTACTGTTTGGACCTTTGCTGTTTAAATCTTTGCCTAATGGGAAGTAAACCTTAGTTGCAATCACAACTTCATCTCGATTAGAAAAATCTTTAAGAGCACGTCCGAGAAATTCTTCACTCGTACCATCTGAGTAGACGTTGGCAGTATCAAAAAAATTAATGCCGGACTCAACCGCTCTTTTAATAACCGTACGACTGCTTTCTTCATCAATTACCCAAGGATGCATCCAGCGTTCCTTCACACCAAAACCCATACATCCAAGGCAAAGTCTAGATACATCTAATCCTGTGTTGCCAAGTTTCGTATAATCCATTGCAATTCCTCACTTTCCCAAATGTTTTTAATCTTTCATTACTAGTATAAAATTATACAGCATTCTTACAATTGTTAAATGATTGGAATATGTATATTAATGAACAGTTTTAACGGAAATGTACATTATCTTTGGTTGAAAGGGAAAAAAATTTTTGTTTATTTATATGTATAAGTATGGAAGAAATGGTCATAATAAGTGATGACAGTTTTATGCACAACACTGTTAACGGCCTTACTCTTTTTGAGTAGGGCGTTTTTTTTTATATGTGGGCGTTGGATGTATAGGAAAAAGAATTTTTCTATTAATAAGTGCAAGCGATTTTTCCTTCAATTATTACAGTTGCGAAACAAGCAGCAGTTTTTATTGCGTTATTATGGAGTTTAGGTGTGTTTGGTTAACATAAAAGAGAAAAGCTAAAAGTCAAAATGGTATAAAAATTTACAAATACGATAGAGATAAATAACTATTTATACTTTTTGGTTGAAAAACTTCTGAAAGCTAAATTATAATTAAAATTATAGTGGTACCTTAATTAAGTGGTTTTTTCATAAAGAACCTCAATTTAAGCATAATCAAATTTTAGGAGATAAAAATTATGAATACACCTGCAAGCCAAACAAATCAAGCGTTCACCAGAAATAACCCATTTCAAGCTAAAGTTCTTAAGAATATTAACCTAAATAGCACAGGTTCAAATAGGGAAACAAGACATCTGGAATTATCTTTAGAAGGATCAGGAATTACTTATAATCCAGGTGATGCTCTAGGTATATACCCGGAAAATGATTCAGTATTGGTAGAGTCCCTGCTTCAAGAAATGAAGTGGGATGGAAATCAAAACATTGTTATAAATAAAACAGGTGATCAGCTTCCTTTAAAGAATGCTTTAACAACATACTTTGAAATTACTTTATTAACTAAGAAAGTATTACAGAACTTTTCTAAAATGGTTGATAATGAGAATTTAAATAGTCTTGTTGCTATAGAAAATGCTTCAGCTTTAAAAGAGTATATGTATGGTCGGGATTTATTAGATATGATTCAAGATTTCGGACCATGCCAAATTGAAGCTCAAGAGTTTGTGACATTATTAAGAAAGATGCCGCCGCGCTTGTATTCGATTTCTAGCAGTCAATCGGCTCACCCAGATGAAGTTCATTTAACAATCAGTGCTGTGCGATATACATCTCACGGCAGAGACAGAAATGGTGTTTGTTCTGTTCAATGTTCAGAACGAACTTCTGAAGGAGATACACTTCCTGTCTACATTCAGGCGAATAAACACTTCGGACTGCCAGAGTCAAATGAGACAGATATCATTATGGTTGGCCCAGGAACGGGAATTGCTCCTTTTCGCTCCTTTATTCAAGAACGTTCTATTAACAAAGGCAGTGGAAGGACTTGGCTGTTCTTTGGGGCGCAACATTCACAAACAGATTTCCTTTATAAAGAAGAGCTAGAAAAACACCAAGAAAATGGGGTTCTTACAAAATTAACTACAGCTTTCTCTCGTGATACAGATGAAAAAGTTTATGTCCAAAATAAAATGCTGGAATCTAGCAAGGAATTATATGAATGGTTACAAGGTGGAGCGCATTTTTATGTTTGTGGTGATAAGGAATATATGGCTAAAGACGTTCATAACACTTTGATAGAGATATTCTCAAAAGAAGGAAATATGAGTCAAGAAGAAGCAGAAGAAAAAGTGCAAGAACTGCAAAAGACTAAAAGATACCAAAAAGATGTGTATTAATTAGTTGCGATAATGCTAAGTAAATGAGCGTATTTTCCGGGAACATTAATCTAAGATAGATTAATGTTCTTTTTTGTGTTTAAAGAGTTGTTAGCAGGCAATCCTAAATTAACTTATATTATTTTCTTGAAAGAGACCTTCAAGGTGGCAGGGAAAGCAAATGGGTATTAGCTGGTTTTTAAAATATGTAATAAATCCAATTGACACTCTTCGTTACTCGGTGATACAATGTACTTGTAATAAGTAATACTTAATAGCGAGATGGCCAAAGCTATTGAGTAAATAGGTTAGCTAAGGTACTAAGTGATACTGAATATAAGTCTTATATTATAGGAGGTGCCGGGCATCGAAAATTTAACGGAAATGCTGAAAGGTTCGTTAGAAGGATGCGTGTTGGAAATCATCAGCCGTCAAGAAACATATGGCTATGAAATTACTCGCCGCCTGAACGACCTTGGATTTACTGAAGTCGTCGAAGGTACGGTCTACACCATTCTAATGCGATTAGAAAAGAAGAAACTAGTGAATATCGAGAAGAAACCATCGGATATGGGACCACCACGCAAGTTTTATTCACTTAATGAAGCAGGCCGTCAGGAACTAACATTGTTTTGGAAAAGATGGGATTTTGTTTCGTCAAAAATTAATATGTTAAAGACAACTTAACGATAAGATATCACGTGTGCATTGTTCTGCTTATTAAAAGGAGGAATAAACATGATGGAATTATTTAAAAAATTAATAGGTGATAAAAAAGAATACAAGATGATGATGGCAAGGGTAGAGGCACTTCCGGAGGACTACCAGTTTGTATTTAAGAAAATTCAAGACTATATGTGGAAATTCTCAGCGGGCAATGGTATGGATATGCTTCATATGCAATATGAATTAATTGATTTATTCGAAGCAGGCTCCGCAGAAGGAAGGCAAGTGCTAGAGATTACTGGGGAAGATGTTGCTTCCTTTGCTGACGAACTAGTGGCTAATGCTAAAACTTATGTCGCTAAATACCGTGAAGATTTGAATAAGAGCATCATTGATCGATTAGGAAAAAAATAAAATTACAAGCGATAATACAGACTGAATAGCTGGTTGAAATCAAAATTTGCCACCTTCGTTATTCAGTTAAATTTTTACGTCAGTACTAAGTATCACTTATTATCAGTCAGACTAAATAGCGGAGTATAATTGGTTGCCTCTACAAAATAACAGTAACAGATAAATACTTCGCATTGTCTAAAAGGCAGCAGCTTGTGATTGTTGAACAAATCCTGCTGTCTTATAAAAGGAGGAAGAAGAATGAGCAATGCCGTTATTTCTGTAAAAGGATTAAAGAAATCATTTAAAGAGAAGGAAGTTTTAAAAGCAGTCGATTTTGAGGTGAAGCAAGGGGAAGTTTTTGCATTGCTTGGCTCAAATGGAGCGGGTAAGACGACAATAGTCAATATTCTCTCAACCCAGTTGAAATCTGATGAAGGGCAAGTGAGTATCTGCCAATTTGACGTCAGGGGTCAGCCGGAACATGTTCGCCAGAGTATCAGCTTAACAGGACAGTTCGCCACATTAGATGACATGCTCACTGGACGTGAAAACCTAATATTAATTGCCAAGTTGCGGAGAGTTTCTAATCCTTCCGAAGTTGCTGACAATCTGCTTGCAAGATTCAGTCTGCGTGAAGCGGCCAACCTTCGGGCAGATAAATATTCTGGCGGAATGAAACGCCGGCTTGACATCGCCATGAGTTTAATTGGAAAACCAGCTGTTATTTTTTTAGACGAACCGACGACAGGGCTTGACCCTGAAGCACGGCTTGAAGTCTGGGATACTATCAAGGAACTTGCTGGCAGCGGTACGACTATATTGCTTACGACCCAGTATCTAGAAGAAGCAGAACAATTAGCGGATGGTATCGCCATCTTGCATAGTGGAAAAATCATCACTACAGGTACTCTTACAGAATTAAAAGAGATGTTTCCACCAGCTAAAGTGGAGTATATCAAAAAGCAGCCGTCATTGGAGGAAATCTTTCTCACAATCATCGGTAAAAAGGAGGGCATTTAAATGAAAAATAATACTGGGGTGTTACTGGGGCGGTTAATGCGTAATATAATGCGCAGCCCTGACACAATTATTACAGTAGCAATTACACCAATAATGATGATGTTGTTGTTTGTCTATGTGTTTGGCGGAGCTATACAGACAGGAACAGACAATTATGTTAATTATTTATTGCCGGGAATCTTGCTTATGGCTATAGCAAGTGGTGTTGCCTACACATCTTTGCGGCTCTTTACAGATGTGAAAAGCGGTCTGATGGCTCGTTTCATTACGATGCCGATTAAGCGCTCCTCGATATTGTGGGCTCACGTGTTTACGTCTATTTTCTCTAATGCGTTAACAGTTGTGATAGTTATCCTCGTTGCACTCTTAATGGGATTCCGTTCAAGCGCTAATATCTTGGATTGGTTCGCCGTAGCTGGAATCCTGGGATTGTTTACACTAGCATTGACATGGCTAGCGATTATTCCTGGATTGAAAGCAAGTTCTATGGAAGGAGCAACAGCATACTCGTACCCGCTCATTTTTCTGCCGTTTATCAGTTCAGCTTTTGTTCCCACTGAGACCATGCCTAAAATTGTCCGTGCGTTTGCTGAAAACCAACCTGTTACTTCAATCGTGAATACGATTCGAGCTTTCTTATATGAAGAGTCTGTTGGCCACGATATTTGGCTAGCGCTAGCCTGGTGTGTCGGCATTATGGTCCTTGCGTACTTCTTTGCTAGTAAAGAATTTAAACGGAAGCTAGGGTAAGGTAAGTATCATCTTACTTTACAGTTCGCCAATACGACTGTTTCAGTCAGAAAGACTCTTTAAAGCTTCAACTATTAATTAACATGAAGGGAATTCATAATTTTCTCGATGGATTCCCTCCTATTCTGGAGAAAATGAAACATTTTACTGTTTTGAGTCGTCAATAGTTAAACCAACCAGAAGGAGATGTTTTATTGCGTAATGATATTAAGCAAAGAGGAATCCCATCCAAAGCGACGTGAGGAAATATTAAGAGAACTTATTGGTCTCTATGCAGAAAGTATTAAAATGTTAGCTTATACATATGTGAAAAACTGGTCAGCTGCAGAGGATATTACACAAGACGTATTTATAAAGTGTTATGAACAATTGGAAGGTTTCAGAGGGGATAGTACATATAAGACATGGCTTTATAAGATTACCCGAAATAAATGTAAAGATTATTTGAAAAGTAAATGGTATCGATCGTTTATTCCTACAGATTTTATGAAAGAAAAGATTGAAACAGCGGAGGAACTTTCTACTGAAGATCAAGTAATAAACAAATTTGATGACTTAGAATTATCCCAAAAGGTATTAACCCTGCCGACTAAGTATCGAGAAATTATTATATTATTTTACTATGAAGAGTTAAAAATTAAAGAAATACAAACTTTAACAAATTTGAATGCTGATACTATTAAAACTAGGTTAAGGCGAGGAAAACAAATGCTTCAAAAGAATGTAGAAAGGGGTTAAGGGAATGAGTGAAGATTTGAAGTCTTTAAGAAGGAGTTTGAATAGTACTGTTCTAAAACATGGGAAAATGAGTATTGCTGACAAGGAAAGATTGTATCAAACTGTTATTTATCATAAAGACTCAAAAAAACGTTTTTCTTTTGCACCCGTACTCTCAATTGCTGCTATTGCTTGTTTTGCTCTTTTTATTGGTAGTTTTGTATTTAAGCAAATGGAAAACACGGAAAATCAGCAAAATCAACTGGCTCTAATTAACAATCAAGAGGAGAATGAAGAAAAAACAAATAGTAAAAGGGAAGAACAAAAAGGTAATAATTCAAATTTAGCAAGTTTTCTATATGAACTAAACCTTAAGCTAAGTGATGCGGCTACAAGAACTCCGATTGGAAAGGATTACGCAACCGAAGTGGGGAAGTTTGCCGAAAATCTTTCTGGTGAATATACTTCAAAGGAGAAAGAGACAACGATTGCAGATAAGTTGATGG
This genomic window contains:
- a CDS encoding sigma-70 family RNA polymerase sigma factor; the protein is MILSKEESHPKRREEILRELIGLYAESIKMLAYTYVKNWSAAEDITQDVFIKCYEQLEGFRGDSTYKTWLYKITRNKCKDYLKSKWYRSFIPTDFMKEKIETAEELSTEDQVINKFDDLELSQKVLTLPTKYREIIILFYYEELKIKEIQTLTNLNADTIKTRLRRGKQMLQKNVERG